A single window of Plutella xylostella chromosome 25, ilPluXylo3.1, whole genome shotgun sequence DNA harbors:
- the LOC105391631 gene encoding ras-related protein Rab-8A isoform X1 → MAKTYDYLFKLLLIGDSGVGKTSILFRFSEDAFNISFISTIGIDFKIRTIDLDGKKVKLQIWDTAGQERFRTITTAYYRGSMGIMLVYDVTNEKSFENIKNWIRNIEENASADVEKMILGNKCDLDSKRQVSKERGEQLAIEYQIKFVETSAKDSLNVETAFFTLARDIKAKMEKKQKEASNPQARSGGHQLKANEQQRKPASWLSRCSLL, encoded by the exons atggcaaaaacctATGACTATTTATTCAAGTTACTCCTTATAGGAGATTCAGGAGTGGGTAAAACCTCAATCTTGTTTAGATTTTCAGAGGATGCTTTCAATATATCCTTCATATCAACCATCG GCATCGACTTTAAAATTAGGACAATAGACCTTGATGGCAAAAAAGTTAAGCTACAGATATG gGACACAGCAGGTCAGGAACGGTTTCGTACAATAACCACCGCCTACTACCGTGGCTCCATGGGAATCATGCTTGTATATGATGTTACTAATGAAAAAAGCTTTGAAAATATCAAAAACTGGATAAGAAACATAGAAGAGAATGCAAGTGCCGATGTTGAAAAGATGATCCTTGGAAATAAGTGTGATTTAGATTCTAAAAGACAG GTATCAAAAGAGAGAGGTGAACAACTAGCAATAGAATATCAGATAAAGTTTGTTGAAACATCAGCAAAGGATTCTCTAAATGTTGAGACTGCATTTTTCACCTTGGCGAGAGATATCAAAGCGAAAATGGAAAAGAAACAg AAG GAGGCGAGCAACCCGCAGGCGCGCAGCGGCGGGCACCAGCTGAAGGCCAACGAGCAGCAGCGCAAGCCCGCGTCCTGGCTGTCGCGCTGCTCGCTGCTCTga
- the LOC105391631 gene encoding ras-related protein Rab-8A isoform X2 has product MAKTYDYLFKLLLIGDSGVGKTSILFRFSEDAFNISFISTIGIDFKIRTIDLDGKKVKLQIWDTAGQERFRTITTAYYRGSMGIMLVYDVTNEKSFENIKNWIRNIEENASADVEKMILGNKCDLDSKRQVSKERGEQLAIEYQIKFVETSAKDSLNVETAFFTLARDIKAKMEKKQEASNPQARSGGHQLKANEQQRKPASWLSRCSLL; this is encoded by the exons atggcaaaaacctATGACTATTTATTCAAGTTACTCCTTATAGGAGATTCAGGAGTGGGTAAAACCTCAATCTTGTTTAGATTTTCAGAGGATGCTTTCAATATATCCTTCATATCAACCATCG GCATCGACTTTAAAATTAGGACAATAGACCTTGATGGCAAAAAAGTTAAGCTACAGATATG gGACACAGCAGGTCAGGAACGGTTTCGTACAATAACCACCGCCTACTACCGTGGCTCCATGGGAATCATGCTTGTATATGATGTTACTAATGAAAAAAGCTTTGAAAATATCAAAAACTGGATAAGAAACATAGAAGAGAATGCAAGTGCCGATGTTGAAAAGATGATCCTTGGAAATAAGTGTGATTTAGATTCTAAAAGACAG GTATCAAAAGAGAGAGGTGAACAACTAGCAATAGAATATCAGATAAAGTTTGTTGAAACATCAGCAAAGGATTCTCTAAATGTTGAGACTGCATTTTTCACCTTGGCGAGAGATATCAAAGCGAAAATGGAAAAGAAACAg GAGGCGAGCAACCCGCAGGCGCGCAGCGGCGGGCACCAGCTGAAGGCCAACGAGCAGCAGCGCAAGCCCGCGTCCTGGCTGTCGCGCTGCTCGCTGCTCTga
- the LOC105391630 gene encoding DNA-directed RNA polymerase II subunit RPB7 → MFYHISLEHEILLHPRYFGPQLLDTVKQKLYTEVEGTCTGKYGFVIAVTTIDSIGAGLIQPGQGFVVYPVKYKAIVFRPFKGEVLDAIVTQVNKVGMFAQIGPLSCFISHHSIPADMEFCPNVNPPCYKSKQEDNVIQEEDVIRLKIVGTRVDATGIFAIGTLMDDYLGLVTQ, encoded by the exons aTGTTTTACCAT ATATCACTGGAGCACGAGATATTATTGCATCCACGGTACTTCGGCCCTCAGTTGCTGGACACTGTgaaacaaaaattatatactGAGGTAGAAGGAACCTGTACCGGAAA ATATGGATTCGTTATAGCAGTGACAACAATAGACAGCATAGGAGCAGGTCTCATACAGCCTGGGCAGGGCTTCGTAGTGTATCCTGTCAAGTATAAGGCGATAGTGTTTCGACCATTCAAAGGAGAGGTTCTTGATGCTATAGTTACACAAGTCAACAAG GTTGGGATGTTTGCACAAATTGGACCACTGAGTTGCTTTATCTCACATCAT TCCATCCCAGCTGATATGGAGTTCTGTCCAAATGTGAACCCTCCGTGCTACAAGAGTAAGCAAGAGGACAATGTCATCCAGGAAGAAGATGTCATAAGACTGAAAATTGTGGGCACAAGGGTTGATGCCACTGGAATT TTCGCAATTGGGACATTGATGGACGACTATTTAGGATTAGTTACTCAGTAA